The following are encoded together in the uncultured Sphaerochaeta sp. genome:
- the dnaK gene encoding molecular chaperone DnaK gives MGRIIGIDLGTTNSCVAVMEGNDPVVIANSEGQRTTPSVVGFTAKGDRLVGQPAKNQIVTNAENTVYSIKRFMGRKYREVPSELQKVSYKVTAGSSDEIKVEIRGESFSPQEISAAVLQKMKKTAEDYLGEPVTEAVITVPAYFNDAQRQATKDAGKIAGLDVKRIVNEPTAAALAYGLGKDANREEKIAVYDLGGGTFDISILELGDGVFEVKSTNGDTHLGGDDFDQRIIDWIVGEFKKSNGIDLAADKMALQRLRESAEKAKIELSNSTSTDINLPFITADSSGPKHLQMTLTRSKFEQLVADLIERSKLPAQNALRDAGLTAADIDEVILVGGSTRIPAVQAMVRELFKKEPHKGVNPDEVVAMGAAIQGGILGGSVKDVLLLDVTPLSLGIETLGSVCTRLIERNTTIPTRKSQIFSTAADGQTAVSIHVLQGEREMASQNRTLGKFDLVGIPAAPRGVPQIEVTFDIDANGIVHVSAKDLGTGKEQKIRIESSSGLSEDEIDKMVKEAEAHAEEDKRERARIDARNEADSLIYSTEKSLKDYGDKISSEDKATIESAVADLKGVMDNQSATAEEIKAKVEALQQASYKLAEEVYKQSAASGAEGAEGAEGQAQDSASQESTGETKKPKDGVEDADFEVVD, from the coding sequence ATGGGAAGAATTATTGGAATTGACTTGGGGACTACCAATAGCTGCGTAGCAGTAATGGAAGGAAATGATCCCGTGGTCATCGCGAACAGCGAAGGTCAGCGGACAACCCCTAGTGTTGTTGGATTTACTGCCAAGGGAGACCGCCTGGTTGGGCAGCCTGCCAAGAACCAGATTGTTACCAATGCTGAGAATACCGTGTATTCCATCAAGCGCTTCATGGGTAGAAAGTACCGTGAAGTTCCTTCTGAACTCCAGAAGGTCTCCTATAAGGTAACCGCTGGAAGTAGCGATGAAATAAAAGTTGAGATTCGCGGAGAGTCTTTCTCTCCCCAGGAAATTTCTGCAGCAGTACTGCAGAAAATGAAGAAGACAGCTGAGGACTATCTTGGTGAACCGGTTACTGAAGCCGTTATCACCGTCCCTGCATACTTCAACGATGCTCAGAGACAGGCTACCAAAGATGCCGGTAAGATTGCTGGGCTTGATGTAAAGCGCATCGTAAATGAGCCCACTGCAGCTGCGTTGGCTTATGGTTTGGGCAAGGATGCTAATCGTGAGGAAAAAATTGCCGTCTACGACCTTGGTGGTGGTACCTTTGATATCTCCATCCTTGAGCTTGGAGATGGTGTATTTGAAGTAAAATCCACGAATGGCGATACCCACCTTGGTGGTGATGACTTTGACCAGCGAATAATTGACTGGATTGTCGGTGAGTTCAAGAAATCCAATGGGATTGACCTGGCAGCTGACAAGATGGCATTGCAGAGACTGAGAGAGTCAGCAGAGAAAGCAAAGATTGAGCTTTCCAACTCAACCAGCACTGATATCAACTTGCCGTTCATCACCGCTGACAGCAGTGGTCCAAAACACCTGCAGATGACATTGACCCGTTCAAAGTTTGAGCAGTTGGTTGCCGACTTGATTGAACGCTCAAAGCTACCTGCCCAGAATGCACTTCGTGATGCAGGCTTGACCGCTGCAGATATTGATGAAGTCATCCTGGTTGGTGGATCCACAAGAATTCCTGCAGTACAGGCTATGGTTCGTGAGCTGTTCAAGAAGGAGCCCCACAAGGGTGTAAACCCAGATGAAGTAGTTGCTATGGGAGCTGCAATTCAGGGTGGTATTCTCGGTGGTTCTGTGAAGGATGTGCTTTTGTTGGACGTTACCCCGCTCTCCTTGGGTATTGAAACCCTTGGTAGTGTTTGCACCCGTCTGATCGAGCGGAATACAACTATCCCAACCCGGAAGAGCCAGATCTTCAGTACTGCCGCTGATGGGCAGACTGCTGTGAGTATCCATGTTCTTCAGGGTGAGCGAGAGATGGCCAGCCAGAACAGAACACTCGGAAAGTTCGATTTGGTTGGTATTCCTGCAGCCCCTCGTGGTGTACCGCAGATTGAGGTTACCTTCGACATTGATGCCAACGGTATTGTCCATGTATCTGCAAAGGATCTGGGTACCGGTAAGGAACAGAAGATTCGTATCGAATCCTCCAGTGGTCTAAGCGAAGATGAGATCGACAAGATGGTCAAGGAAGCTGAAGCACACGCTGAAGAGGACAAGAGAGAACGTGCTCGTATCGATGCCCGTAATGAAGCTGACAGCTTGATCTACTCCACCGAGAAGTCCCTTAAGGATTATGGTGATAAGATCAGCAGTGAGGATAAGGCTACCATCGAAAGTGCTGTTGCAGACCTTAAGGGTGTCATGGACAACCAGAGTGCAACTGCAGAAGAGATCAAGGCCAAAGTTGAAGCCTTACAGCAAGCTTCCTACAAGCTGGCTGAAGAAGTCTATAAGCAGAGTGCAGCCTCTGGCGCTGAGGGCGCTGAGGGCGCTGAGGGCCAAGCACAGGATTCTGCCTCTCAGGAATCAACCGGGGAGACTAAAAAGCCCAAGGACGGCGTTGAAGATGCCGACTTTGAGGTCGTAGACTAA
- the dnaJ gene encoding molecular chaperone DnaJ, with the protein MAKRDYYEVLGVGKTATLDEIKKAYRKLAIANHPDRNPGDKAAEDRFKEATEAYDVLGDEKKRKMYDQYGFAGVDGANGGGHDYSNVYRDFSDIFGGGFGGGGFEDIFSSFFGGGGGRSQGRGGQRGPEAGSSLRYDVDIDFKDAVFGTKIEVAYSHQVACDVCHGSGSEGGSGTKICPTCNGSGQVRRNSGFFAIASACPTCGGSGHVIENPCSSCHGSGLKRKQQKVKVSIPAGVDTGSRVVLRGMGDAGPNGGPAGDLYVYINVKSHKYFVRQDYDLFCQIPISITQASLGGEIKVPTIDGNSIKVNIPSGIQSGKMLRVKGRGVTKLNSTDRGDMYIKLQVQIPKRLGMKAKKLMQELSAALGEDESPNPVPFEA; encoded by the coding sequence GTGGCGAAACGTGATTATTATGAAGTGCTTGGAGTTGGAAAGACTGCAACACTAGACGAAATTAAAAAGGCATATCGCAAACTGGCAATTGCCAACCACCCAGACCGCAATCCAGGGGACAAGGCAGCCGAGGATCGCTTCAAGGAAGCAACTGAGGCATATGATGTTCTTGGTGATGAAAAGAAACGCAAAATGTACGATCAATACGGTTTTGCGGGAGTTGATGGCGCCAATGGGGGTGGCCATGACTACTCCAATGTGTACCGTGATTTCAGCGACATTTTTGGTGGTGGCTTTGGCGGTGGTGGTTTTGAGGATATCTTCAGCTCCTTCTTCGGAGGTGGTGGTGGAAGATCACAAGGCCGGGGTGGCCAGAGAGGCCCGGAAGCAGGTTCTTCTCTCCGGTATGACGTGGATATCGATTTTAAGGATGCAGTTTTTGGCACGAAGATTGAAGTTGCGTACTCTCATCAAGTAGCATGTGATGTCTGTCATGGAAGTGGGAGCGAAGGTGGATCTGGGACCAAGATTTGTCCGACCTGTAATGGATCAGGACAAGTCAGGCGAAACAGTGGGTTCTTTGCAATCGCCAGTGCCTGCCCTACCTGTGGCGGTAGTGGGCATGTCATTGAAAATCCCTGTTCATCCTGCCATGGCTCTGGGTTGAAGAGAAAGCAACAGAAGGTGAAAGTCTCCATTCCTGCTGGAGTTGATACCGGTAGCAGGGTGGTTCTTAGAGGAATGGGCGATGCAGGCCCTAATGGAGGTCCTGCCGGGGATTTGTACGTGTACATCAATGTAAAATCCCATAAGTACTTTGTTCGTCAAGACTATGATCTTTTTTGCCAGATCCCCATCTCGATAACGCAGGCCTCTTTGGGTGGAGAGATAAAGGTTCCTACCATCGATGGTAATTCCATCAAGGTGAACATTCCTTCTGGTATCCAGAGTGGTAAAATGCTGCGAGTAAAAGGTCGGGGAGTTACCAAACTCAATTCAACTGACCGTGGTGACATGTATATCAAACTACAGGTCCAGATTCCCAAGCGATTGGGAATGAAGGCGAAGAAGTTGATGCAGGAATTAAGTGCTGCATTGGGTGAGGACGAGTCTCCCAATCCAGTTCCTTTCGAAGCGTAA
- the rlmB gene encoding 23S rRNA (guanosine(2251)-2'-O)-methyltransferase RlmB gives MGEKIIGFHAIEEGLKKASSGSVLYIARGMGGHTQDLERQARLSSKVVVKKIAKVEMDRMVSQADHRGVVLDLVSSAQELGGKVQNLSVKDFCKNLKADDPAVVLVLDEITDPQNLGAILRSADQFSVSLVVIPDRRSAHANSTVIKVSSGAAHYVPMAQVTNINREIEYLKSQGFWVYGAAMDGQAVYKTTFPNRTVLVMGNEGKGIGQLTQRLCDHMVTIPMTGHIDSLNVSVATGILLYEVRRQQATK, from the coding sequence ATGGGTGAGAAGATAATTGGCTTTCATGCCATAGAAGAAGGTCTGAAGAAGGCTTCCTCAGGGTCGGTGCTCTACATCGCCAGAGGAATGGGTGGGCATACCCAAGATTTGGAAAGACAAGCTCGACTGAGCTCGAAAGTTGTAGTCAAGAAGATTGCAAAGGTTGAAATGGACCGAATGGTCAGTCAGGCGGACCATCGGGGTGTTGTACTGGATCTTGTGAGTTCTGCACAGGAGTTGGGTGGCAAGGTTCAGAACCTTTCAGTAAAAGATTTCTGCAAGAATCTTAAGGCTGACGATCCTGCGGTGGTTCTGGTGCTTGACGAGATTACCGATCCTCAGAACCTTGGAGCCATTCTTCGCTCAGCAGATCAGTTTTCTGTATCCCTTGTTGTAATTCCAGACAGACGGAGTGCCCATGCGAACAGCACGGTCATTAAAGTCTCTTCTGGGGCGGCACATTATGTACCCATGGCACAGGTTACAAACATCAACCGTGAAATTGAGTACTTGAAGAGCCAAGGGTTCTGGGTGTACGGCGCGGCTATGGATGGGCAGGCGGTATACAAGACGACATTCCCTAATAGAACCGTATTGGTAATGGGGAATGAAGGAAAAGGAATTGGGCAACTTACCCAACGGCTTTGCGACCATATGGTTACCATTCCTATGACCGGTCACATCGATTCCTTGAATGTTTCTGTTGCAACAGGGATCCTCCTTTATGAAGTGAGAAGACAACAGGCAACGAAATAG
- the purD gene encoding phosphoribosylamine--glycine ligase yields the protein MRVLVLGSGAKDHAIAWWFSQSRLIDGLYVAPGNVGTKTIAVNLSIDPSDPEQVYEACQTHGIDFVFVGTEAPLFTGVIDFLNERGIDTFGAPNRALKLEGDRNFARMFSDRHNIPTSSHVLFDDEEKLSEYLKRHEGERFVVKSNAIAPSRVMVDSTDYSTLMDFSKGLLATGPIILEEHLNGLPITITLFLDNKGYLMLPTSSDYMKVEEGGLPTGGMGSICPVPLQKPLSDALVDSIIEPVLFGLKAEKMSYKGVLTISVIITKNGPILVDYHVRFNDPAAQAFVPLINTDIVDILDAMKHDTLSSLNLEVSNQSAVALVVASDGYPEKPIIGKNLEPMPAPLLYNSFEGAPRYFFGGVQEYEDKLVTTGGRCVTVVGIGYNIMNANKNAYKGVKQVNFEGAWYRQDIGNRFFEN from the coding sequence ATGAGAGTATTAGTGTTAGGGTCCGGAGCGAAAGACCATGCCATTGCATGGTGGTTCTCTCAAAGTCGTCTGATTGATGGTCTGTATGTAGCACCTGGCAATGTAGGAACTAAGACAATTGCGGTAAATCTGTCAATTGACCCTTCTGACCCTGAGCAGGTATACGAGGCTTGCCAAACCCATGGTATCGACTTCGTCTTTGTGGGTACAGAGGCACCACTCTTTACAGGTGTCATCGACTTTCTCAACGAACGGGGAATCGATACGTTCGGAGCACCCAACCGGGCTTTGAAGCTTGAAGGCGATCGAAATTTTGCCCGTATGTTTTCCGACCGTCACAATATTCCTACTTCTTCCCACGTTCTCTTCGATGATGAAGAAAAACTCTCAGAGTATTTAAAACGTCACGAAGGTGAACGATTCGTGGTGAAGAGCAATGCTATTGCACCCAGCAGGGTCATGGTAGATTCAACAGATTACTCCACCCTCATGGATTTTTCCAAAGGATTGCTTGCAACTGGCCCGATCATTCTGGAAGAACACCTCAACGGCCTTCCCATAACCATCACCCTCTTCTTGGATAATAAAGGGTATCTTATGCTTCCTACCTCAAGCGACTACATGAAAGTCGAGGAGGGAGGACTGCCTACTGGAGGCATGGGCTCCATTTGCCCGGTTCCACTCCAGAAACCTCTTAGTGACGCCCTTGTCGACTCAATCATTGAACCGGTATTGTTCGGACTGAAGGCAGAAAAAATGTCCTACAAGGGTGTGCTGACCATTAGTGTCATCATTACAAAGAATGGGCCGATTCTAGTTGACTACCACGTTCGATTCAACGATCCTGCCGCTCAGGCATTCGTTCCACTCATCAATACGGACATTGTCGATATTCTTGATGCCATGAAACATGATACGCTTTCATCCCTCAATCTTGAGGTTTCCAATCAATCAGCAGTAGCCTTGGTGGTTGCTTCTGATGGGTATCCGGAAAAACCCATTATTGGGAAAAACCTTGAGCCAATGCCGGCTCCCCTGCTGTACAATAGCTTCGAAGGTGCTCCTCGATACTTTTTTGGAGGAGTCCAAGAGTATGAAGATAAATTGGTTACCACCGGTGGACGTTGTGTCACAGTGGTGGGAATCGGCTATAATATCATGAATGCAAACAAGAATGCATATAAAGGTGTCAAACAGGTAAATTTTGAAGGTGCCTGGTATCGGCAAGATATTGGAAACCGGTTTTTCGAGAACTAA